A window of the Candidatus Paraluminiphilus aquimaris genome harbors these coding sequences:
- a CDS encoding FAD:protein FMN transferase codes for MSITRPAIALAFLLFAAGCSESSSTEKLSGRIFGTSWNLTFHTSPEGLTPDQVESAVMDAFKVVDDSMNNYRDDSTISRLNALDANQVFEVDWDFALVFNTALDIYYATGGAYDPSVSPLVNLWGFGPKGVTQRPSEDALDALEPIIGLEEFAWDLSTRAFVKQHAQAELDFSSIAKGYAVDLASDALLEMGIEHFMLEVGGEVQVRGLSPRGDRWRLAIENPVPARAGAVYAAIAVTDVGIATSGDYRNFFVDKGTRYSHLIDPRTALPIEHDLVSVTVVHPSTMVADAWATALMVVGTEEALRLADLYELGVTLISRDGQQLVSSDNGVMAQWLTTSTGEDAL; via the coding sequence TTGTCAATCACAAGGCCAGCCATCGCGCTGGCCTTTTTGCTTTTTGCTGCTGGTTGCAGTGAGTCATCAAGCACAGAGAAGTTATCGGGCCGTATTTTTGGAACCAGCTGGAACTTAACCTTTCACACCTCACCAGAGGGCTTAACGCCGGACCAAGTTGAGTCAGCAGTAATGGACGCGTTTAAGGTTGTTGATGACAGCATGAACAACTATCGCGACGATTCAACAATCAGTCGTTTAAATGCTCTCGATGCCAATCAAGTCTTTGAGGTTGACTGGGACTTTGCGCTGGTCTTTAACACAGCCCTCGATATTTATTACGCGACCGGAGGCGCCTACGACCCCTCGGTATCGCCGCTCGTCAATTTATGGGGGTTTGGGCCAAAGGGAGTTACGCAAAGACCCTCTGAAGACGCGCTCGATGCACTTGAGCCTATTATTGGTCTCGAAGAATTTGCCTGGGATTTATCAACACGGGCTTTTGTGAAACAACATGCACAAGCCGAGCTCGATTTTTCATCGATCGCCAAGGGCTATGCCGTTGATCTCGCGTCTGACGCACTGCTTGAGATGGGTATTGAGCACTTCATGCTGGAAGTAGGGGGTGAGGTGCAGGTGCGCGGATTGAGTCCTCGTGGTGATCGGTGGCGACTAGCTATTGAGAATCCCGTACCCGCGCGCGCGGGCGCCGTGTATGCGGCGATAGCCGTAACGGACGTTGGTATTGCGACGAGTGGGGACTATCGCAATTTCTTTGTCGATAAGGGCACTCGTTACTCTCACCTTATTGATCCACGAACCGCGCTACCGATAGAGCATGACCTGGTATCTGTCACTGTCGTGCATCCTTCTACGATGGTGGCCGATGCTTGGGCGACGGCCCTTATGGTCGTTGGCACCGAGGAGGCTTTACGCTTGGCTGATCTTTATGAGCTGGGCGTTACCCTGATTTCTCGCGATGGCCAGCAGCTGGTAAGCTCGGACAACGGGGTCATGGCACAGTGGTTAACGACATCAACGGGAGAGGATGCCCTCTAA
- the nqrM gene encoding (Na+)-NQR maturation NqrM: MIFLISFIVFAFILSAMAVGVIAGRAPIKGSCGGIGALGIDQSCDLCGGDPQRCETETRDHFEASSSEAGASNKADKGAVVFDPAER; this comes from the coding sequence ATGATTTTTCTGATTAGTTTTATTGTTTTTGCATTCATTCTTAGCGCTATGGCCGTGGGTGTTATAGCGGGTAGGGCGCCTATTAAGGGTTCGTGCGGCGGCATCGGCGCGCTGGGTATCGATCAATCCTGTGACCTGTGTGGCGGTGATCCTCAGCGTTGCGAAACAGAGACGCGGGACCACTTTGAGGCAAGTAGCTCCGAGGCTGGGGCCAGCAACAAGGCCGATAAGGGTGCGGTTGTTTTCGATCCTGCTGAGCGGTAG
- a CDS encoding ABC transporter permease, translating to MPFELDIAQRLSFGAGQRSFTRWVAILSATGMAIGVASLIVVLSVMNGLAGELTGRLLNATPHISVTPAGTLSEAEIRATDIERRWAAVSASPFLSRQVMLRSSFTSAGAELTGYASGPSGLSGVTVVGGDLLSVSGAGYNVVLGQSLAEQLGVGIGDQVDVVLPNLSVTPLGLLPRYRRLTVSAIVTVGASPDGILAWTSYETLQKLARADAPDGVQIRLDNPDRAGAIAAQLKLEASEPSTVTTWADTNQSLFAAIRMEKVLVSILLSALIGVAAFSVVSSLTMSVSEKRSDIAALRVLGLTPLGVMRVFLFHGLLLAVLGVVVGASSGLLIATNLELVMTFIETLSGWTLFDPSVYYIGGLPTEILYSDVVTIISGALVLSVIAAIYPAIRASRVSPVNALEGISL from the coding sequence TTGCCATTTGAATTAGACATAGCGCAGAGGCTCAGCTTTGGCGCCGGACAGCGATCTTTTACGCGCTGGGTGGCTATTTTGTCCGCGACGGGCATGGCTATTGGTGTCGCGAGTCTTATTGTTGTGCTGTCGGTAATGAATGGACTGGCTGGAGAGCTGACTGGGCGGTTGTTGAACGCGACGCCTCACATTTCTGTAACTCCAGCGGGAACACTGTCTGAGGCAGAAATTCGTGCCACCGATATTGAGCGTCGCTGGGCGGCGGTAAGCGCCTCTCCTTTTTTGAGTCGGCAAGTTATGCTGAGGTCATCCTTTACCTCGGCCGGTGCCGAACTAACGGGTTATGCCTCCGGTCCCTCTGGGCTTTCTGGCGTGACGGTGGTGGGCGGTGATTTGTTATCGGTGTCAGGTGCTGGCTATAACGTCGTCTTGGGTCAGTCGCTTGCGGAGCAGTTGGGAGTTGGCATTGGCGACCAGGTAGACGTCGTTCTTCCAAACTTATCCGTGACCCCCTTGGGTTTATTACCCCGCTACCGAAGGCTCACCGTATCCGCGATTGTTACGGTGGGTGCGTCACCAGATGGAATTCTGGCATGGACCTCCTATGAGACACTCCAGAAATTAGCGAGAGCCGACGCACCCGATGGAGTTCAAATTCGGCTGGATAACCCCGATCGTGCCGGCGCCATCGCTGCGCAACTTAAACTGGAAGCCTCAGAGCCCTCGACGGTCACGACGTGGGCCGATACGAATCAATCACTTTTTGCGGCGATAAGAATGGAAAAGGTGTTGGTGAGTATCCTGCTGTCAGCCCTTATCGGCGTGGCGGCGTTTAGCGTTGTATCGTCGCTAACGATGTCCGTATCTGAGAAGCGATCAGACATTGCGGCGCTTCGTGTGCTTGGACTGACGCCCCTAGGCGTGATGCGTGTTTTCTTATTCCACGGTTTGCTTCTGGCCGTACTCGGCGTTGTGGTCGGCGCCAGTAGCGGGCTACTGATCGCTACCAATCTTGAGTTGGTGATGACATTCATTGAGACGTTATCGGGATGGACACTGTTTGATCCGAGCGTCTATTACATTGGCGGTCTGCCGACTGAGATCCTGTATTCAGATGTTGTAACTATCATCTCAGGGGCCTTAGTGCTCAGCGTTATTGCCGCGATTTACCCCGCGATCAGAGCAAGCCGGGTATCCCCTGTGAATGCGTTGGAGGGTATCAGCCTATGA
- a CDS encoding ABC transporter ATP-binding protein, which translates to MSVKLSAQHVRKVYGTHEGAVEVLNELSLDLYAGEKVAIVGGSGAGKSTLLNILGGLDNPTSGKVLLEQADLWALNELERSQWRNRHLGFVFQFHHLMPEFSALEAVAMPARIGGKSKQVAVDSAKRLLEELGLADRMNHRPAQLSGGERQRVAIARALINRPTCVLMDEPTGNLDPATAEQVLALIHDLTFTDTAFVIVTHDPRIAEQMDKRYRLQDGQLCPE; encoded by the coding sequence ATGAGCGTTAAGCTAAGTGCACAGCACGTACGCAAGGTGTATGGCACTCACGAAGGTGCTGTAGAGGTTTTAAATGAGCTCTCACTTGATCTTTATGCAGGAGAGAAGGTGGCCATTGTCGGCGGATCAGGTGCAGGGAAGTCGACACTGCTTAATATTCTAGGTGGGCTCGACAACCCCACATCGGGCAAAGTGTTATTGGAGCAAGCCGATCTCTGGGCGTTAAATGAGCTAGAGCGAAGTCAGTGGCGCAATCGTCATCTTGGGTTTGTTTTTCAATTTCACCACCTAATGCCCGAATTCAGTGCGCTGGAAGCCGTAGCGATGCCGGCTCGAATTGGTGGCAAAAGCAAGCAGGTGGCGGTTGATTCAGCAAAACGGCTGCTCGAGGAGCTTGGGCTTGCGGATCGAATGAATCATCGCCCCGCTCAGTTATCTGGTGGAGAACGACAACGCGTCGCTATTGCCAGAGCACTGATAAATCGCCCCACTTGCGTTTTGATGGACGAGCCCACTGGAAATCTAGACCCGGCAACAGCCGAGCAGGTACTTGCACTCATTCACGATCTCACCTTCACCGATACAGCCTTTGTCATCGTCACCCATGATCCGAGAATTGCTGAGCAGATGGATAAACGGTATCGACTGCAGGACGGACAGCTGTGTCCCGAATAG
- a CDS encoding FtsX-like permease family protein yields MSRIGTNLWPRAVHYEMAYRQSLGEGPGLSAFLSKLSIVGMVIAVSFLLASLSVMNGFEQEMRLRILNLVPHVTVQSYAGTSDNRETAKYFSEMPSVVRSHRFEEANALFYANSGSRVGRLVFAEAGALGPLSEHLRPKVEDVKSNEIVLGSKLAQALDIKVGESVVALISEKGSERRFSPLSLTLVSTLESNTEIDRVFAFSAASASVYYTSAPPPAWAITIEDPLDAPEVAQALRRSLGPQYWVSDWTRSLGNLYQAIQLSRQIVGLMLVALLVVAVFNVVTSLVLVTADRRPGSAMLRTMGATPADVLKIFTIQGTIIGAGGATIGAALGAMIALGIPSLVALMESVSGQPLLDTSVYPLAYVPVDLRAVDFISISATAFVLSLLASVLPAISTSRSSITESLRQSR; encoded by the coding sequence GTGTCCCGAATAGGCACGAATTTGTGGCCCCGCGCTGTCCATTACGAGATGGCTTATCGGCAGTCGTTAGGTGAAGGCCCTGGGTTGTCGGCGTTTTTGTCAAAATTATCAATTGTAGGCATGGTGATCGCGGTCTCTTTTCTCTTGGCGTCACTGTCAGTGATGAACGGTTTTGAACAGGAAATGCGCTTGCGCATTCTTAACCTTGTTCCCCACGTTACCGTTCAAAGCTATGCAGGTACCTCCGATAACCGTGAGACGGCGAAGTATTTTAGTGAAATGCCTTCTGTTGTCAGAAGCCATCGATTTGAAGAGGCTAATGCGCTTTTTTACGCTAATTCGGGGTCACGTGTGGGCCGGCTGGTGTTTGCTGAGGCCGGTGCGCTCGGGCCGTTATCGGAGCACCTCCGACCGAAGGTTGAAGATGTAAAATCGAATGAAATTGTGCTCGGAAGTAAATTGGCCCAAGCCCTCGATATAAAGGTTGGAGAGTCCGTTGTTGCTTTGATCAGCGAGAAGGGCAGTGAGCGTCGGTTTTCACCGTTATCACTCACCTTGGTATCGACGCTTGAGTCTAATACCGAAATTGATCGGGTTTTCGCATTTTCTGCCGCCTCGGCGAGCGTTTACTACACGTCGGCGCCACCACCGGCTTGGGCTATTACGATCGAGGACCCGCTGGATGCCCCTGAGGTGGCGCAAGCGCTTCGCCGGAGCTTGGGTCCACAGTATTGGGTTTCCGACTGGACTCGCTCGTTGGGAAATTTGTATCAAGCTATCCAACTATCAAGGCAGATTGTGGGGTTAATGCTCGTCGCATTGCTTGTCGTTGCGGTATTCAACGTCGTTACGTCGCTCGTGCTCGTGACAGCGGATCGTCGCCCCGGTTCTGCAATGCTACGGACTATGGGTGCAACGCCTGCAGACGTTTTAAAGATTTTCACTATCCAAGGAACGATCATCGGGGCCGGCGGTGCGACAATCGGTGCGGCTCTGGGAGCCATGATTGCACTGGGGATACCCTCTCTCGTAGCGCTTATGGAGAGCGTTAGCGGCCAACCTTTACTCGATACCAGTGTCTACCCACTCGCGTATGTCCCCGTCGATTTGAGAGCAGTCGATTTCATCAGTATTTCAGCCACGGCTTTCGTTCTATCACTCTTGGCCTCTGTGTTACCGGCCATTAGCACATCGCGGTCTTCGATTACCGAATCACTGAGGCAGTCGCGTTAA
- a CDS encoding DUF2062 domain-containing protein, whose product MPKRSLRKFLLSPTRLMRVNGLERFGNLLERRELWHVSRISISRATAIGLFCSMIPLPGQMFVAVFLAIRLGANVPLSFMLIFITNPITMPVIYLGAYLLGCALLGTPVLDVTAVNWLYPLSAEFLGILPAFVLGCAVIGVAAAFVGYVMADGLWRLRISQRITERARKRLARKRSHPR is encoded by the coding sequence ATGCCGAAACGGTCATTACGAAAATTTCTGCTGAGTCCGACGCGCCTCATGCGTGTCAATGGACTTGAGCGCTTTGGGAATTTGCTAGAGCGACGAGAGTTGTGGCATGTCAGCCGAATATCGATTTCCCGAGCGACGGCTATCGGTTTGTTTTGTTCAATGATACCGCTCCCAGGGCAAATGTTCGTCGCCGTGTTCTTGGCCATCCGCCTCGGCGCAAATGTGCCACTGTCCTTCATGCTGATCTTCATAACCAACCCAATAACCATGCCCGTCATTTACTTGGGAGCATACCTCCTGGGTTGCGCCCTGCTAGGCACACCGGTGTTGGATGTGACGGCTGTAAACTGGTTATACCCGCTGAGCGCCGAGTTTCTGGGCATCCTGCCCGCGTTTGTACTCGGCTGCGCAGTGATCGGCGTAGCAGCCGCGTTTGTTGGGTATGTAATGGCCGATGGCTTGTGGCGCCTACGAATTAGTCAACGAATAACCGAACGCGCGCGAAAGCGATTAGCTCGTAAACGCTCCCACCCCCGTTAA
- a CDS encoding DNA internalization-related competence protein ComEC/Rec2, which produces MALLTPSNGFYGVSLAIALCMTWRQIPTRITIAGCMGLLVSTAHAHHYTHSQLPSSCFDLPMQASGTVVSFVERHQGAGEVPYLTFDLAIRWLAADDCGIGNTVRAFVSTSPDTPMFKLGDSITVKLRLRPVASIWNRAQLPRNILSLARGIAATASISDLQHIEHDTTLLNALRHNVSELITENSGTGDAERVLQGLLLGRKSAMTQDDWALLRGIGIVHVLIVSGVHVSLFALWAQWLLSLPRRFALYPRDSGPSAFYALVVCAVTGGYVLLTGASLPAQRAFIMMSLIMLMRATLWPVNPLSAVVLAAAILITINPFSALTPGFWLSVVLTGVILVETERVAVNTLGSWFRLTSIMTLVSSLLSLVFFDQFSPIALLGNLVIAPIFTLVVLPVGLLGAVLGGVFGERAGWVIEGVAYLVSAVLSTIKEVIPQNADDLLLSVYVHPGIWVLGALIGMASILRSAKAVVAILVVPLCLAGSTHFNPRTEVVIADVGQGTMGVLFHGDFTLVYDTGPAHGSGDSAAERDVIPWLKARGIRRIDLLVVSHSDLDHSGGLAALRQHFEIARHWGFGGEGCVADRRLRLADSLYTQVIMGTGQSTTTPNADSCVLFVEAHGTTILFPGDIPARAELQLIASGSLPEQIDILVAAHHGSDTSSSQTFIDRVDPKHTVFTTKQANRFNHPSPQVLGRYQESGGVLWDTGRHGAVSFRKRPARNLSATAMRIGYLPYWAK; this is translated from the coding sequence GTGGCGCTGTTAACCCCGTCGAATGGCTTTTACGGCGTTAGCCTTGCCATTGCACTGTGTATGACGTGGCGGCAAATACCGACACGAATCACCATCGCGGGTTGCATGGGCTTATTGGTTAGCACAGCTCACGCTCATCACTACACACATTCACAACTCCCTTCCTCTTGTTTTGACCTCCCGATGCAGGCGTCTGGCACGGTGGTGTCATTTGTTGAGCGGCACCAAGGCGCCGGCGAAGTTCCTTATCTAACCTTCGATTTGGCAATTCGATGGTTAGCGGCTGACGATTGCGGCATTGGCAATACCGTTAGAGCTTTCGTTAGCACGTCGCCTGATACGCCCATGTTCAAGTTGGGCGATTCGATTACCGTCAAACTCCGGTTAAGACCCGTGGCGTCTATTTGGAATCGGGCCCAACTGCCCAGAAACATACTGTCATTAGCGCGAGGTATCGCCGCTACGGCCAGCATCAGTGACCTTCAACACATCGAGCATGACACGACGTTGCTAAATGCTCTGCGCCATAACGTAAGTGAGCTCATTACTGAAAATTCGGGCACGGGTGATGCAGAGCGGGTGTTACAAGGCTTGCTACTTGGGCGAAAAAGCGCGATGACACAGGACGATTGGGCGCTTTTACGAGGTATTGGGATCGTTCATGTATTAATTGTGAGCGGTGTCCATGTCTCCTTGTTCGCATTATGGGCTCAATGGCTTTTATCGCTACCAAGGCGTTTCGCACTCTATCCCCGGGACTCTGGGCCTAGTGCATTTTATGCACTCGTCGTGTGCGCGGTAACTGGCGGGTATGTCTTGCTTACGGGTGCATCATTACCGGCACAGCGAGCATTCATCATGATGAGCTTAATAATGCTTATGCGCGCCACGCTGTGGCCTGTTAATCCGCTTTCTGCTGTCGTTCTCGCCGCCGCGATCTTAATTACCATCAATCCCTTCTCGGCCTTAACACCTGGGTTTTGGTTAAGCGTAGTGCTAACCGGTGTCATCCTTGTTGAAACGGAGCGAGTAGCAGTGAATACACTAGGTTCTTGGTTTCGCCTTACTTCGATTATGACCCTTGTCTCATCCCTCTTAAGTCTTGTGTTCTTTGACCAGTTTTCGCCCATTGCACTGCTAGGTAACCTTGTTATAGCACCGATTTTTACGCTGGTCGTGCTACCCGTAGGGCTCCTTGGCGCGGTGTTGGGTGGGGTCTTTGGTGAGCGAGCTGGGTGGGTGATAGAGGGAGTTGCCTATTTGGTATCCGCGGTTTTATCGACAATCAAAGAGGTGATTCCCCAAAACGCGGACGACTTATTGTTATCTGTTTATGTGCATCCCGGTATTTGGGTGTTGGGAGCCCTCATCGGAATGGCGAGTATTTTGAGATCTGCAAAAGCGGTCGTGGCAATCTTGGTCGTTCCTCTGTGTCTAGCAGGCTCCACGCATTTCAACCCAAGAACCGAGGTGGTTATTGCCGACGTTGGTCAGGGCACTATGGGTGTTTTATTTCATGGAGATTTCACCTTGGTTTACGACACAGGGCCTGCTCACGGCTCGGGTGATTCGGCGGCCGAGAGAGACGTCATTCCATGGCTTAAAGCACGCGGTATCCGTCGCATAGATCTCCTTGTGGTCAGCCACAGCGATCTCGATCATTCAGGTGGCTTGGCCGCATTGCGGCAACATTTTGAAATAGCGCGTCATTGGGGCTTTGGTGGAGAAGGTTGCGTTGCGGATCGAAGGCTGAGACTGGCCGACTCACTTTATACACAAGTCATCATGGGCACGGGGCAATCGACGACAACACCAAACGCCGATTCGTGTGTGCTTTTCGTCGAGGCACATGGCACAACGATACTCTTTCCCGGGGATATTCCAGCTCGTGCCGAACTACAACTTATCGCCAGCGGGAGTTTACCCGAGCAAATAGACATATTAGTTGCAGCCCACCACGGGTCAGACACCTCAAGTTCGCAGACGTTTATCGATCGTGTTGACCCTAAACACACCGTGTTTACGACCAAGCAGGCCAACCGTTTCAACCACCCCAGCCCCCAGGTTTTAGGGCGATATCAGGAGAGTGGGGGCGTCCTGTGGGATACAGGCCGTCATGGTGCGGTTAGCTTTAGAAAGCGGCCGGCCAGGAACCTTTCAGCGACAGCTATGCGCATAGGCTACCTGCCATACTGGGCAAAATAG
- a CDS encoding MotA/TolQ/ExbB proton channel family protein → MLDLIIAGGWVMPLIVCCSVVAVSICIERYIALDRQKIAPSHLLATVWRDLKQGELNAKKLNDLRASSPLGAILAAGISNRSQGRDVMKESISEAASHVVHDLEKYLNSLGTVAAIAPLLGLLGTVVGMIDVFTQITTVGTGNANALAGGISEALLTTAAGLIVAIPALVMHRYFTGLVDTLVVNLEREAIKLVDALHSGTHQEY, encoded by the coding sequence ATGTTAGACCTAATAATCGCCGGTGGATGGGTGATGCCGCTCATTGTTTGCTGCTCAGTCGTGGCCGTCAGCATTTGTATCGAGCGCTATATCGCCTTAGACCGGCAAAAAATAGCGCCTTCGCATCTCCTTGCAACAGTATGGCGTGACCTAAAACAGGGAGAGCTTAATGCCAAAAAGCTCAATGATCTGAGAGCGAGCTCCCCACTGGGTGCCATCTTGGCCGCGGGAATTAGCAATAGATCGCAAGGACGAGACGTGATGAAGGAGAGCATCTCTGAGGCTGCGAGCCACGTGGTGCATGACCTCGAAAAATACTTAAATTCGTTGGGCACGGTGGCGGCAATCGCCCCATTACTGGGTCTGCTTGGCACTGTAGTAGGTATGATTGATGTGTTTACTCAGATTACGACCGTGGGGACTGGTAATGCCAATGCGCTAGCAGGCGGCATCTCCGAAGCGCTTCTGACAACCGCCGCGGGGTTGATCGTGGCCATTCCGGCACTCGTCATGCACCGTTATTTTACGGGCTTAGTTGACACCCTCGTGGTCAATCTTGAGCGCGAAGCCATAAAGTTGGTAGATGCGCTTCACAGCGGTACGCACCAGGAATACTGA
- a CDS encoding ExbD/TolR family protein, whose protein sequence is MKFKRQRKEALAVNLTPLIDVVFLLLIFFMVSTSFTDLSELVVNLPEADGEQRQAETKGLELVITASEEMFLNGVPFPADEKNLRLILVEKAGSRRDIPISIIADADTRHAMVVMSMDAVSQLGFKQLSIGTQKPLSGD, encoded by the coding sequence ATGAAGTTCAAGCGCCAGCGTAAAGAAGCTTTGGCGGTGAATCTAACGCCACTTATCGACGTTGTTTTCTTGTTGCTTATTTTCTTTATGGTCTCAACAAGCTTTACTGACCTCAGTGAGCTTGTCGTTAACTTACCTGAGGCCGATGGCGAGCAAAGGCAAGCAGAGACTAAAGGGCTGGAGCTCGTTATTACGGCAAGCGAAGAAATGTTTCTTAATGGCGTACCGTTTCCAGCTGACGAGAAAAATTTACGGTTAATACTCGTTGAAAAAGCAGGTTCTCGTCGCGATATTCCCATATCAATCATCGCCGATGCCGATACACGTCATGCAATGGTTGTTATGTCGATGGACGCAGTGAGCCAGTTGGGCTTTAAACAGCTGTCTATCGGAACACAAAAACCACTATCGGGTGATTAG
- the msbA gene encoding lipid A export permease/ATP-binding protein MsbA — MSNKTKNAPSDSQLYGRLLSYAFQYKGSLILSFFGFVVYSLGNVLLADLTQFLLDSLGGEQMLSLGFVAQASQWVWPAGDKSTTDYARVAVPIAAVVLSLGRALGFFAGSYFMNKVARSVVHTVRTDLFSALVRAPKAHLDQFSTGELLSKVTFNVEQVSGAASDALKTLLREGLTIIALVAYMLYLNWELTAVFFVVAPAIGLVVHIVGKHFRRYSRRIQESMGSVTEVTAESLAGLDDIRIYGATEQVNARFESASAFNKQQSLKLAFVQAASTPIMQTLLALALGALFWFALDPTVLREFSAGSLVAFITAAAQLGKPIRTLSSIQSIVQRGLAAAEDIFEQLDVPAEVDDGEFQPADVTGAVEFRDIDFRYPGAQINSLSNVGFKVDAGQTVAVVGRSGSGKSTLVKLLARFYVPTSGEILLDGCNIQDIDLGHYREHLGFVPQNITLFSDSVAANIALGSMEGRSPEEIIVATERAQADKFVNDLEHGYDTLIGDQGLGLSGGQQQRIAIARALLKQAPVLILDEATSALDTESEALIQSALDASREGRTTFVVAHRLSTIESADTVLLMDEGRVIAHGSHTHLLDTEPLYRGLHQQGFTDA, encoded by the coding sequence TTGTCAAATAAGACAAAAAACGCACCAAGTGATTCACAGCTTTATGGGCGACTGTTGAGCTACGCGTTTCAGTACAAAGGGTCACTGATTCTGAGCTTTTTTGGCTTCGTTGTTTACTCACTGGGTAATGTGCTGCTTGCGGATTTAACGCAATTTCTGCTCGACTCCCTCGGCGGCGAACAAATGCTGAGCTTAGGGTTTGTGGCTCAAGCATCACAGTGGGTTTGGCCCGCGGGGGATAAATCTACAACGGACTACGCACGCGTAGCTGTCCCTATTGCGGCCGTCGTGTTGTCATTGGGGCGTGCGCTCGGTTTTTTTGCCGGCAGCTATTTCATGAACAAGGTCGCACGGTCCGTTGTCCACACCGTCAGAACCGACCTGTTTAGCGCATTGGTTCGAGCACCGAAAGCTCACCTCGATCAATTTTCAACGGGCGAGCTGTTATCAAAAGTGACGTTCAACGTTGAGCAAGTCAGTGGCGCCGCCTCCGACGCGTTAAAAACGCTGCTTCGTGAAGGGCTAACGATCATCGCTCTCGTTGCTTACATGCTTTATCTCAATTGGGAGCTTACCGCCGTCTTCTTTGTGGTCGCGCCTGCAATTGGTCTCGTCGTGCACATTGTTGGGAAGCATTTTCGCCGATATAGCCGTCGTATTCAGGAATCGATGGGATCTGTAACCGAGGTGACCGCTGAGAGCTTGGCCGGGCTGGATGATATTCGCATTTACGGTGCGACCGAGCAGGTTAATGCACGATTTGAATCGGCTAGTGCTTTCAATAAACAACAGAGCTTGAAGCTAGCATTTGTGCAAGCGGCCTCGACACCCATCATGCAGACGCTTCTTGCACTGGCGCTTGGTGCGCTTTTTTGGTTTGCATTGGACCCGACGGTCCTCAGGGAATTCAGTGCGGGCTCGCTGGTTGCCTTTATCACTGCCGCTGCGCAACTCGGCAAGCCCATCAGGACATTGAGTAGCATTCAAAGCATTGTGCAGCGGGGACTAGCAGCCGCTGAGGATATTTTTGAGCAGCTTGATGTGCCTGCTGAAGTTGATGACGGAGAATTTCAGCCTGCTGACGTGACAGGGGCTGTGGAATTTCGGGACATTGACTTCAGATACCCAGGTGCCCAAATTAATTCGCTGTCTAATGTCGGTTTCAAGGTCGATGCGGGTCAAACGGTCGCTGTCGTTGGGCGTTCTGGAAGTGGAAAAAGTACCCTCGTAAAATTGTTAGCGCGTTTTTACGTGCCGACCTCGGGTGAAATCCTGCTGGATGGTTGCAACATTCAGGACATCGACCTCGGACATTACCGTGAGCACCTGGGCTTTGTTCCCCAAAATATAACGTTGTTCAGTGATTCAGTCGCAGCGAATATCGCGCTAGGGTCAATGGAAGGACGAAGTCCTGAGGAAATTATCGTCGCTACAGAGCGGGCGCAGGCCGATAAGTTCGTCAATGATCTAGAGCACGGCTACGACACACTCATTGGCGACCAAGGCCTGGGGCTATCGGGCGGGCAGCAGCAACGTATTGCGATCGCTCGGGCGCTGCTAAAGCAGGCGCCAGTGTTGATTCTGGATGAGGCAACATCTGCGCTCGACACGGAATCAGAGGCGCTTATTCAGTCAGCACTTGATGCGAGTCGAGAGGGCAGAACGACGTTTGTCGTTGCTCATCGACTTTCCACTATTGAATCGGCAGACACCGTGCTGCTTATGGATGAGGGGCGGGTGATAGCGCATGGCTCTCACACGCATTTATTGGATACAGAGCCTCTATACCGCGGACTTCACCAGCAGGGATTCACCGACGCATGA